The Alligator mississippiensis isolate rAllMis1 chromosome 14, rAllMis1, whole genome shotgun sequence DNA segment ATGACTTCGACACGGAGGCCTCTGACCATAAGCAGGAGGAAGACATGAAGAGGAAGCAGCAGCGCACCAGTGagtcttccctgccagggctcctcTGCCATCTTCAGCCTGCATCAGGGAAGAGCGATGCAGTGGGGGTGATGCAGGAGCCTCATGGTGCATCTCGTGTCCCGTAGCTTACATCAAGAGGGTGATCGCCCACCCCTCGTTCCACAACATCAGCTTCAAGCAGGCCGAGAAGATGATGGAAACCATGGACCAAGGGGATGTCATTATCCGCCCCAGCAGCAAAGGGGAGAACCACCTGACAGTCACCTGGAAGGTGAACGACGGCATCTACCAGCACGTGGACATCCGTGAGGAGGGCAAGGAGAACGCCTTCAGCTTGGGCTCGACCCTCTGGATAAACACGGAGGTAAGAGCCAGGCAGAGGCCCATCTCCTGTGCCCTGCTGGCTGACGGGATGCGAGTGCTAATTTGGCACAGTCCCCACAAGGCTCAGCACGGTCCTTCTGCAGGCCAAGGGAGCCATTTGGGACCTCCACAAGGAGCCAGGTAGTTTAGCAGCAATGCGGCAGCTGTGCCCCTGAGccgcaggagcaggtggggcaccctgctgtgggcacatCACTGGCTCTGAGTGGGTAGGGTTGGCTGCTGGAAGAAACTGAGCCCAGCTGGAATGAAAGCGGCTTTTTCACCATGTTTGTTCACAGGAGTTCGAGGACCTGGATGAAATCGTCGCCCGCTACGTCCAGCCAATGGCGTCTTTCGCCAGGGATCTACTGAATCACAAGTACTACCAGGACTGCAGTGGCGGAGACAGGAAGGTGAGCCGGTCAGTGGGAGGGAGCAAGAAGCTGcatctgggctgggctctctagCCTCAAGACAGGTGCTAGCCACAAGTCCTCATTAAGGAAGGGGGAGGCTTGACCTGGGTAGGTCCCACAGGGACACTGGGTTAATTGCTTCCCAGCTGCGGACCAAGCGGGGGAGCGTGGGCTGGAATAGCACAGCAGTGGTCCCAGGGGTGAGGGTAGGGAGAGCCAGAGTACCCGAGGGGTCACGCCTACTGCCCTTGCACTGCCCTCAGACTGCCTCTGGCACAGCCCTCAGTATCTCACtgggtctctctctcctcctcctgcagaAGCTGGAAGAGATGCTGGTCAAAACGAAGAAAGAGAAGCCGACTTTCATCCCATACTTCATCAGTGCCTGCAAAGATCTTCCTGGCAAATTCCTGCTGGGGTACCAGCCTCGTGGCAAGCCCAGGTGCGTGGTGCAAGCATGCCCGCTGGGTGCAGCCAGTGCCTGGCTTTGGGGGCTGAAGCCTGATGTGTCACCTCAGTGGGCAGGCTTCTGGCCCTGACGGTGTGAAGCAGCACGTGATGTTGTTCCCTCTGCAGGATAGAGTACGTGACAGTAACGCCGGAGGGCTTCCGGTACCGGGGACAGATCTTTCCAACGGTGAACGGACTCTTCCGCTGGTTTAAGGACCACTATCAGGATCCCGTGCCAGGTGACCCCCCAGATCCTCGTGGCCGCAGTCCTGCGTGCTCACAGCATGTCCCAGGGAAGAGAGTTGCATTGTGGAGACAGGGCAACAGCCTGGCTCCGTTCCCCATTGACGGTGCTGGTCTCGGTCGATGGAAGTGGATGTGTGGTGTCTGCTGGCAGCCTGCTGAGACGCGCGCATTGCAGCAGGCTGTGCCGTATATTTAGTTGCCTCTTAAAACTgctcggagcagccctgggcacaaACAGCCCCTCTTCCCATGggtgcacagaagcagcagcccccAACCTGCCTCTGGTGCCATGGGTCCATTGGAGGGAGCTGCCCTGGGGAGGCACAGGCCACCTGTGGGTCAGGCCCCCTTGCAGAGGTTTCAAAGCACCAGCTTGAAGCTTCCCTCATCTAGAAGCACCTCTGAAGAAAGCAGCTGGCAGGGCCTGTTTTGCCCTTCCTGTTCTGGCCTCGCATTCACGCCAGCCCTtgctcctggcctcagcatgggaTTTGTACCCAGTGAATGCTCACAAGAGCCTTGCTTGCAGCTGCTCAAAATCCCTGGTCACAATGAACAAACCTGGTTGCAATTCCACCACTGATGCCTTTCTTTCTCATCTTCTGCCCCAGGGatcacccccagcagcagcagcaggaccaggacTCCAGCCTCCATCAATGCTACTCCTGCTAACATCAACCTGGCTGGTGAGTTCTGATCTGTGCTGTCTAACCTGACGTACCATCCCCGCATCCGAGCCAGACTCCCCGCTGGGTATTTGCCACCCCTGACACTGGCATCTGTCTTGCAGATCTGACCCGAGCGGTGAATGCCCTGCCTCAGAACATGACGTCGCAGATGTTCAGTGCCATTGCCGCAGTGACGGGCCAGGGGCAGAACCCCAACGCTACGCCCGCACAGTGGGCATCCAGCCAGTACGGCTACGgtggcagcggcggcggcagcagcgctTACCatgtaggtggggctggggagcctggttGGGGGAAGCTCCACACACTCAGTGGTCCAGGGATctctcctgccactgcaagggtgGTGTAGGCCATGGTGTGCTGCCCTGGCGCTGCGGGCGGCCAGCTTGGTTCAGCCTCCCGGAGCTGGGGCTACAGGGAGCACAGCTCCGGCTCCTGAGGAATGTGACTGAAGCAGGGGGGTCCTGGCAGAGAGATGGGGTGAGGAACACGGACTCCCGCGGCTGCTCCAGAATGCACTGCTTGGAGTCACCAGCCTGCAGGATTAGCTGTGGAAATATGTGCTGATTCTGCAGGCCGGTGTTAATCTCCAAGACGCAGGTCAGGCAAGCGCTTCAACTCCTCTCGGGGACGTTGCAGGGAGCGAGAGCTGGGACAGGCTTTCATTCCAGTGCAGGACTAAGCAGGTCCCGCACGTGCTGCCTGGCAGTCGTCTCCCCCAGTGACGCCTGTATGAGCGCGGCTGCAGGGGAGACCTGGCGGGTGGTCGCAAGCAGCACATCTGCCCACCCAGATGCCTCCACAGGCATTGGCTGCTGCACAGTTGGTGCCCCTGGCTTTGCCCAGCTCCCCTGGTGCCAGACCCCGGGGATACCAAAGGGAGGGGCTGCATCCTCTCCTcggttccccctgctgctgcaggcgaGCGGCGGGTGCCTGGCTGGGCCACCTTTCTCTTTGGACTGCTTTGATCTGGGCCCCAAGGGACTGTGGATAAGCCTGGCCTTGGGCTGTCAGGATTTCTGGACCAGCAAGTCCTGCTTCCCAAGCTGCTGGGTCCCTCATCTCGGGATCAGGGCAGAGCCTGTCACAGCTGAGACCCTCTTCCtgagccctgggcaggctgcttcaGTGCTCACGTATGCACGTGTgccagccccctgtgctgctAGTATTACCCCTCAGCCAGCGCCCTGCTCAAGGGGGCAGTCATGCCTCTGATGCACCCAAGGGCCTGGTGTGTTCTGCTGcctcactccctgctccaggcatcTTGCCTGGGGAGATTTCCCTGCAGTGCCGCCCTTCCTGGGGCAGTGCACTGCGGTCTCCTATGTGAGATGCTTGAATGTGTTTGTAAGGCTACAGTTAAACTTTTTGCTGTGGGATCTGCTGAGGGCAGCTGCGTCCTGGTTTTATGTTGTGTTCACAACACCCGGGCTGGCCGGTGCAGCAGCACTTTGACCAGCATGACTGGCTTGAGCCGTTGTGGTTCTGTCTACAAGGGGGAGAACGCAGTGCCTCGCCCCTACACTTCTGTACCAGCTGACTCTGTCCATCCATCCTCTCGCAGGTCTTTCCGACTCCGGCGCAGCAGCCAGTGGCCACCCCGCTGATGACCCCCAGTTACTCCTACACTACCCCCAGCCAGCCGATCACAACGCCGCAGTATCATCAGCTCCAGGCCAGCACCACCCCGCAGTCCACGCAGTCGCAGCCGCCATCGCAGCCCTCATCCAGTTCCAGGCAGCGACAGCAGCCCAAGTGAGCCtcttggggagctgggggggtgggcctCGTGCTTTGACCTGCATTTCGCTTGATAGCAGTGCTGTATGCCAGGGGCTGCCCAAGGGGGTCGCGCCCTGCTCTTTATCCCAGGGCTATGCCAGCTGTGCTGGGAGAGGCACGCACATGGCCTGCACCCTCTGCTCTCTCCACCCAGCCCCAAAAGCCCGTCCAGGGGctgggaaggagagaaaggaaagggcCCCGGAGGGCTTGTGCTGCCCAGTATTTTCACCTCCTGTCTGTCCATCCGTCTGTCCAGGGCCAACAGTCATGCGGCCATCGACTGGGGGAAGATGGCCGAGCAGTGGCTCCAGGAGAAGGAGGCAGAGCGGAGGAAACAGAAGCAGCGGTTGACTCCGCGcccatctcccagccccatgatcGAGAGCACGCCCATGTCCATCGCCGGCGACGCCACGCCACTGCTGGACGAGATGGATCGATAGGCCTGGCTggacctgcccctctgctctctgggaagggggaggggagggagaacagtTGGAAGCAAGTCCCCTTCCTTAGCCACGTAACTCCTGTTTTATACTGCATAACATGGTGTGAAATGACACTGGGCGGCACCCCCCGCACCAGCGCCAGGCTTGGCAGGGCCGGCATCAGTATATATCTGCGTATATCTCATAGGAAAGGAAGGGGCCTCACAAGCAGCCTCTGCTCCAGGCCATGCTCCACCGCTTCGGCAGCTCACCTGAAAAACTGGAGTCTGCCCCTGGCCGTGCCCAGCAACCTGCTTCCAtagcctgggcagggagcacgcCCTGCGCAGAGCGACGCGTTACCAGCCCCTCCCGTGGCACGGCCCTCGCCCTGACTGCGCTAAGCACCCACCAACTCCTGGTGCCTCTGCTCCGTGGTTCCCTGCAGACACCATGCCAACCCCTGGCATCTGCTTTTGCAAGGGGGTTTTAGCAAAGCAGGTCTGGGGTCAGGGCTTCGGCCAGGGAGAAGTGCAGCTGCCCCGGGGGCTCGGCCTCTCCCTGGGACGATatttattctgtttttgttttgtttgttttggggtcaGACGGGGAAAGGAGGGTGGTGGTAGCCGTGTCCCGGGAGCAAGGCAGGCTCATACCCAAGGTGCCACTAGCACTGCCACTCTCATGGCCAGGAGGATGTCATGCAGCCTGAAAGCCTCTCCCACATCTCCCTCGCATGCCCAAACGGGGCGCATAAATAGTATTTCTGCCAAGCACCAGGCAGGAACCCCTCTCTCcggggcagtggcagaggtgggagcagAGCCCCTCTTCCTTTGTTGCACAGAAGCGCTCCCAGGCCTGCGGACCTGGGGGCgtcccaggaggaggaggaagaatccCTGTCTGTTCTTCCCGCTCTGTGTGGAGCCCAGGGGCCTGCAGGAAGCCCAGCCTGGGTCTCCCACggcctgccctggcaggggaggctgcaggggtcAGGCTCAGCCCGGTGCACTGTTACAGAGTCGCTGCTGGAGATGAGAACTGTTTCTAACCCGGAGGCTACTCGCCACGCTCCCCCGTggtcctcccccagctcccttgcAGGACTTTTGTTCCCCCACGATCTGCCTGACCCTCTGCATGGAGTCACGAGGTTTTACAGCTAGGAAAGAAGCAGGAGCGGCGCGGAGCTCAGGAGACAAAGGCCTTGTTTGCATGCAAATGCCCCTGGATAATGGAGGAAGGCGACCCGAGAACCAAGTGGCGTCTGTGGAGGATGGAGCACCGCCGgtttccaggcagcagctccaccgTAGCCCacggccaggcatggctgcacccCTCGGCCCCGGGCTGGCGTGTGCCGAGGCAGGCTCATGAGCAGGCTAATTTttgctgttcatttttttttattattattattattattattctgttgAGTTTGGGACGGGGGCTGGGAGCCACCCCCGCAGGCGCTGGAGACCAGGCGGGGGCCCCAGTCACGCTTTGTTTGCCAGATCCTGGTGGCTGCCTTTGGTTTTAGGTTTCCCCCTTGACTATCAATAAAATTCTACTTTTGGGACATCGACTGCTTGgggcctcctgcctgcctgcctgcctgcctgccttccttgtGGGTGGGTGCTCATCTTGTCCCTACCCCGAGCCTGGCCAGCACTGGCTTTGCTGTAGCTGCTCGGGGGTCGGGCTGAGATGCCTCGGCTAAACGCGTGTGGGTTGCAGTCCCGCACCACGGCCCTTGACTGTCGCAAAGGGCCTTGAAGTGCGccctggcttccagctcctgtaagccaggccctgccctgggcatgagGTGCTGCCAAGGCCCAGAGGCTGCTTCTAGCCCCCCCGTGTCCTTTGAAAGGGGGGAGTGGTGGCTACGGCGGGGGTAGCTCCCTGTCACCCTGTGGGTCTAAAGGTGACTGCAGGGGGGAGTGCCGGGGCCCTGGCCCGTGGCTGCTGGCCTCACGGATCCACTTCCAGCACCCGGCAGGCGGGTGCCACGCGAGACACTTCCCTCTGCTCGGGACGCCTGCGGTGCcggagggctgggctgctcttggTCCTGGGCGGAGGGAAAGCCCCGCTGCCCCGTTGTCTCCCACCGTGCCACCCCCTCGCCAGGCGAGCGCCAGGGGCCCGTGGTAGGCGCAGCTGGCCGGGGGCCGGCGGCGGGAGGGGGCCGGGCCGGCTCAGGCTGCCCCGTCCCGAGCCTGGCGTGGGGCAAGGTCGGCCGGCCGGCCCCGGCACGCAGAGGGCTCGCGCTCTCGCTGCGGGGCCGCGGCCCCGGACCAGCGCCCTGGGCACGGGGGGGCAGAGCCGGGCCCCTTgtgcccccggcccggcccgtgccCCCGGGGCCCGCACGGACGCGGGGAGGGTGTGCGGGCAGCTCCTTCATTGCGGGGGGGGCGCCGGGCTGGTCTGCGCTCCCGTCCTGGGCCGCCGCCGcgggtccttcctcctcctcctcctcctcctgctgctggtgccgGCGGGCCGGGCCGTGGCGGCGGGGGCGGCGCTGGGCACGGGGGCCCGGGCCGGCACGGCGGGGCTGGGCGGCCGCGGCCGCTTCCCCTTGCTCTTGCCCTTGCCCCGGCGGCGGCCCCCGCGCTCCCGGCCCGCGCCGTCGATGAGCGGCCCCCCGACGGCGAAGGGCACCGGCTCGCgggccacggccacggccaccgAGCTGTAGCGGCGGCACctgcggcgggcgggcgggcggtgaGCGGGGGCGGcgagccgggccggggcggggcggggcgggggcactCACCACACGTAGAGGTAGGGCTCCACGCACTGCTCCCGCTGCGCCAGCTCGAAGCAGGGCACCCGCAGCACGTTGAAGAAAGCCTGGCCCACGGCCCGCGCCGCCGAGCTGTTCACCTGCCGCAGGCACCGCTCCAGCCTGCGGGCACGCACCGACCGCACCGCTCCGCtcagccccgcgccgccccgcagCCCGCGccggcccgccccggcccgccccgccccgtcccgtcccgtcccggcGGTACCGGCGGTCGCAGTCGCAGTGGCTGACCGTGTGCCAGCGCAGGTTGCGGTAGCCGTGGCGGGTGCTGAAGGGCCGGATGACCTGCGGGCAGTGGTCGTGCTCCCGGCAGCAGCGGTCCGTGTCCCGGTGCTCCCCTGCGGGGGAGCGGGAGCTCAGCCCGGCCGccccgccgcccgcgcccgcgccccgcgccccgcgctcACCCAGCTGCTCGTAGGTGTCGGCGTTGCTGCCGGCGCCGCACCACAGCGTGCCCGGGTAGGTGaagcccgcccggcccggccccggccccagcgccagcagcgccagcaggtgcagcgccgagcaccgcatgGCGCCGCCGCCAGCCCCGGGCCCCGACGGCGCCGCCGCCCCTTATAAGCCCGCCGCGCCGGGGAGGGGCCGCCCGCACCGCCCCGCACCGCACCGCCCCCAAGCCATTGCCCGCCGGGGCTGGCACCGCGGAGGGCGTGGGGGCTCCTGCGGGAGCTGGCGGCGGGGCCCTCGCCCAGGCCCCTTCCTCCGAGGGCACGTGCAAGGCGGCCACGTCGGGGCCACGAGGGCAAAGCCACGTTTCTGCTGCCCGTGTGCCACCCTGGCTCTCAGCGTGTCCCCCCGGCCCGCCACACCGCACTGTGCCACTCAACACCCCTTGCTCCCATGGCAGCCGTCCGCTGGGCCTTTGCTCCGTGCCCCGGATCTCCCCCAGGCCCCAAGAGCCGGTCCACAGTCCCCggctcccctgccctggcactaCCTTGCCCAGCACCCGCGCTCAGGGCTCAGGTAGTGGGCAAGGAGCCTGCCCCGCGGCGCTAGGGTCTGCCTGCCCTAGGCCGCGAGCGGggcacctctccccacccagcaccCCGTGGGCGCGCAGGCCCCGCCGCACTCCTCCAGCTAGGAAAGGGTTAGCGCCTAATCCGGCTCCTCCAGCCTGACCGCCAGTTACCTCGAGGAGCCGGAGCCCCTCGCTGAATTCATGAGCTGGCTCGGGGCGGTGGGAAGGGGCGGGCCGAGCCGGTTGCCCTGGCAGCCCGCGATGGGGTGATGTCTCCGGGCCCATCGGACTGGGTCTCCCGGCGGATTTCTCCTCCGTGCAAACACGCCATCGGCGCGGCCCTTTCATGTCCTGGCCCCGTCGACCCACGCTCACCCCAGGGCCCCAGGAATTCCAGCGCCAAGCCGCCTCCGTCTCCGAGCCTGTTAATCAAAGTGGCATTAAAGAGCTGGGAGGTGCGGGGCCCGGCATGGGGGGTGCAGGGTCTGGGGGGTTCGGGTGCCCTCGCCTGCACCCTCTCTGCCACGCAAGCACCAGGATCGGTCCTGCGGCTCCTGCCCACAGTGTCTGCTGGCagtgcccaggctgcagggccccctgtgcagctccctgcctggccctggccccggcacTGGGCGTCctcggggctggggcctgggacggATCCCCGGCTGCAGCCTGACCCCGGAGCCCCTGAGGAAGTGCAGCTGGTGCATAGgccatgctggggcctggctgtGGGCTGGACGCTGAGCACCAGCCTGCAGCAAAGGGCAGGACCCCTGCGCAGAGCCCCGAGGGCACCCGGCATGGAGCAGCAACCTGCTCCGCGCCACCATGGTTGCAGGAGCTGGGCCCAGCCCGCAACCCCCAGCCCGGTCTCCGTGCAGGGGCAGTGTGCAGCCAGCGCCCGTCTCTTTTGGGTTGATGGGGTGGGTCTGGCCCGCATGTCGCCTCCGCCCTGCCGGCCGCACATCCCAGCTCGCTCCGTGCAGATtaacagcccagctcagcaggaggagctgggggcccgagctgccccaggccccgcagaGCTGACCGCGCAGACGGGCGCATGCAGCAGGGCTCTACGTGGGGGGCAGCGCCCAGGACTGCCTCGGCCTTGCCCGGCGtgcagagacaggcaggcagctccctggGCCCCGCCAGTGCCAGCCTCAAGGGGAGCAGGCATCAAGGCCGTGGCTGATCCGGGTCGgccccagctgagctgccagGGAGGAAGCAAGGCAGTGCCAGAATGGGGGGTGCCCCTGTGCAGCCTGCACCCCCCCAGGCCAGCTACCCCCATAGGGCTGGCACAAAGCCCTATGCCAGGTCTGAGACTGGGGTCTGGGCCCtggtctgcccctgcccaggggcttcgtggcactggcaggggctgcaggggccaCGACAGCCTTTCGGGTGCacccggcacagaggctgggccgggccctgctgtgtggggggcagagcccccagccccacatacaGGGACAGGCATCGCCTCCCCaggcagccctccctgcccagcgTCCCACGTCGGGGCCTGGTCCCAGTGCACAGCTGCACCAGGGCACGctcacagcctggctggggccaaGGAGCAGCACCCACAGCTGCACCCAGGGCCGTGGGaccagctcccagagctgctggggtATTTAGGGccttgctgggctgcagctgtggggctggggttggtgtTGCAGGGCTGGCCTTGAAGCTGTCTTGCTCTTCCCTGTTGCATGCCCCAGGCCGGTGTGAGCACATGGCCCCCGCTACCTGCCCCATGCAGGAAAATGCCAGGGCAGGCCCCGCTCCCAGGCCATGGCTcaggggtcccaggctggggccTCACACCACCTCCAGGTGAGCGCAGCAGCCTGGACCTGGGTAGGGGACATGGCCACGCCAGCagcccctgtgccctgcagcagccacagggcttgggggcaggagggggcgaGGGTCTGGCTGGGCCTGAGCAGGCGGCCCCTCTCCTTGGGGAGCCGATGCCCGGTCTGCCCCTGCATCAGACGGGTGAAGGAttttctgtcccttcccccagcccgtGCCCTGCGAATGAATTGTGAATGGCTCTCCGGGAGCCCGGGGGGGCTGGGGTTGCGtgatcccagctgctgctgtccgtGAAGGCTGCTCTTCTCCCGGATGCAGTTACGGAGCGGCTCTGCGCTGCAACCGTGCGCTCGACCTGCCTTCCCGATCACTGAACGCGTCAAGGGCACGGCATGGACCCGCCTGGCAGGTACGTGCCCCCTTGAGCCTGGCAGCTGCCAACACGAGCCGTTCCCAGCCGCGCTGCGGGGCGCAGGCCGTGGGCATGCCTGAAATGCaacaggggtcaggcctgggcagGACGCAGGAGCTGGGCACGTGCCCCGGTAAGGCAGGGGCCAGGACCCTGCCTCGTTggggagccatggggtggggtgCCTGCCCCCTGGGACCCCGACAGTGACCTGTGAGCATGCTGGTGTCTGCAGGGGCGCctgaggccctggctgcactcgtcggccagagccaggagctcacGGACCCTGCCCTGGAGCGTGGCCACGGGGTGGTTCAAGCACCAGGTGGCTCGGGCTGCCGGGGGCAGCAGTGTGTCCGTGCCAGCAGCTGCTTGGCCGGGCGCCCGGCTGGCCCAGGAGAGGTGCCATGGGGGTCAGGCTGGTGGCTCCCAGCCAGCGGGGCTCAGCCGGTGGGAGCCCtgggggagctgcccccaccGAGGGCACGGCCTGCTGCCGGCACCCCTTGCCTCCAACTCTCCCAGCAGCCGCCTCCTGCCCAGGGACCTGTGGCGCATCCCCGAGACCCGCAAGAAGGGCTGGTACCTGGCGCTCATGGCCCCCAATGTCAAGGGCCCCGGATACTGCTGGCTCGACCCCTCTCGGCTCTACTGCAACCAGCAGGTACCGGGGCAGGGCCCAGGATCCCGCCGGGTGCCGGCATAGGAGGGGGTCCCTGCTGCAGGTCCTAGCCCCACGGCCCGGGGGGCTCTCCGGCCCAGCGTGCAGCAGCACCGCCTCGTCCCCAGGGCCTGCAGGACTGCATCACCGACCTGCTGCAGCCCTTCTGGGAGGACCCCATTGACCTGGTGGCCGGCATTGACGCCATGGGATTCATCCTTGgtaaccccctgcccccatggcccagctCCCCTGGGGAGGTTGCTACGTCCggcgtggggctggcagggtggtGTCCTTGCAGCCACCcgccctggccccactgcccgCT contains these protein-coding regions:
- the PROCA1 gene encoding protein PROCA1 isoform X1, which encodes MRCSALHLLALLALGPGPGRAGFTYPGTLWCGAGSNADTYEQLGERGARGAGAGGGAAGLSSRSPAGEHRDTDRCCREHDHCPQVIRPFSTRHGYRNLRWHTVSHCDCDRRLERCLRQVNSSAARAVGQAFFNVLRVPCFELAQREQCVEPYLYVWCRRYSSVAVAVAREPVPFAVGGPLIDGAGRERGGRRRGKGKSKGKRPRPPSPAVPARAPVPSAAPAATARPAGTSSRRRRRRRKDPRRRPRTGAQTSPAPPPQ
- the PROCA1 gene encoding protein PROCA1 isoform X2, translated to MRCSALHLLALLALGPGPGRAGFTYPGTLWCGAGSNADTYEQLGEHRDTDRCCREHDHCPQVIRPFSTRHGYRNLRWHTVSHCDCDRRLERCLRQVNSSAARAVGQAFFNVLRVPCFELAQREQCVEPYLYVWCRRYSSVAVAVAREPVPFAVGGPLIDGAGRERGGRRRGKGKSKGKRPRPPSPAVPARAPVPSAAPAATARPAGTSSRRRRRRRKDPRRRPRTGAQTSPAPPPQ